The Arachis hypogaea cultivar Tifrunner chromosome 19, arahy.Tifrunner.gnm2.J5K5, whole genome shotgun sequence genome has a window encoding:
- the LOC112779352 gene encoding gibberellin 2-beta-dioxygenase 2 — translation MVVASSMMIRTKKTKAVGIPTIDLSMERAELSKQVVKACEEYGFFKVVNHSVGKEVISTLEEQGAEFFSKTAAEKHRAGPATPFGYGCRNIGPNGDMGDLEYLLLHTNPLTISDRSKTISNDPIKFSCAVNDYIESTRELACEILDLVGEGLRLQDKYSLSKLIRDVQSDSLLRINHYPQMVKPKSWDPSLMKGNSNSSIGFGEHSDPQILTILRSNNVGGLQISTHDGLWIPVPPDSNEFFVMVGDALQVLTNGRFTSVRHRALTNPLKSRMSMMYFAAPPLNWWITPLSKMVTPHNPTLYKPFTWAQYKQAAYSLRLGASRLDLFKLQQQQDSNLVPPSP, via the exons ATGGTGGTAGCTTCTTCGATGATGATAAGGACGAAGAAAACAAAGGCGGTTGGGATTCCAACAATTGACCTCTCAATGGAGAGGGCAGAGTTGTCAAAGCAAGTGGTGAAGGCTTGTGAGGAATATGGATTCTTCAAAGTGGTGAATCATAGTGTGGGTAAAGAGGTCATTTCGACATTGGAAGAGCAAGGGGCTGAGTTTTTCTCCAAAACCGCCGCTGAAAAGCACCGTGCCGGCCCTGCCACCCCCTTTGGCTACGGCTGCAGAAATATTGGTCCTAATGGCGACATGGGTGACCTTGAGTACCTTCTTCTCCACACAAATCCTCTCACCATCTCTGACAGATCCAAAACCATTTCCAATGACCCTATCAAATTCAG TTGCGCAGTAAACGATTACATAGAATCAACGAGGGAGCTAGCATGTGAGATTCTTGATCTAGTGGGTGAAGGTCTACGGCTCCAAGATAAGTACTCACTAAGCAAGCTAATCAGAGACGTTCAAAGTGATTCGCTGCTTCGGATCAACCACTACCCTCAGATGGTGAAACCGAAGTCGTGGGACCCATCATTGATGAAGGGGAACAGCAATAGCAGCATTGGGTTTGGGGAGCATTCTGACCCTCAGATCTTGACGATCCTACGGTCCAACAACGTTGGTGGGCTTCAGATCTCAACTCATGACGGGCTGTGGATCCCTGTCCCCCCGGACTCTAACGAATTCTTCGTTATGGTCGGCGATGCACTCCAG GTATTGACAAACGGAAGGTTTACAAGTGTGAGACACAGAGCATTGACAAACCCATTGAAGTCAAGAATGTCAATGATGTATTTTGCAGCACCACCGCTGAATTGGTGGATCACACCACTGTCTAAGATGGTGACACCTCACAACCCAACCCTTTATAAGCCTTTCACTTGGGCCCAATACAAACAAGCTGCTTACTCTTTGAGATTGGGTGCCTCTCGTCTTGACCTCTTCAAGCTCCAACAACAACAAGATTCCAATCTTGTCCCTCCTTCACcctaa
- the LOC140182198 gene encoding uncharacterized protein, with product MRSRRKQWQTSWWKLHVDGASNQTSRGAGIILKSPAGVIYEQSVKFEFPVSNNQAEYEALLGGLVLAREVGATRLEVCSDSQVVTVQVNGSYKARDSLLQKYLERVKELSKQFEEVTVQHVPRERNARADLLSKLASTKPGTDNRSLIQGITKEPAVALHLTKISPSWMDPITDFLENGKLPLDEKEAKAVRREAAKYTIIQDQLFKKGLSQPLLKCLHPDQTDYVLREVHEGCCGHHIGGKALARKLIRAGYYWPTMMNDSKEFVITRFGIPEIVISDNSTQFTDKKFAEFLTGLGIKQKFSSVEHPQTNGQVESANKIILLGLKKRLDSKKGAWADELASVLWSYRTTEQSSIGETPFRLTYGVKAVIPVEIGELSPQLLLAGVEEAVDKDLVDEVRKMAHLSEEALKQRIALRYNTKVLRREFEERDLIL from the exons ATGCGATCAAGGCGCAAGCAATGGCAGACTTCCTGGTGGAAGCTCCATgtagacggagcctccaaccagacgtCTAGAGGCGCCGGGATCATCCTAAAAAGCCCAGCCGGAGTTATCTACGAACAATCAGTCAAGTTCGAGTTCCCTGtatcgaacaaccaagcagaatacgaagccctccTGGGGGGCTTGGTTTTGGCTCGGGAAGTCGGAGCAACGAGGCTGGAAGTGTGCAGCGACTCGCAAGTCGTCACTGTGCAGGTAAATGGAAGCTACAAAGCCAGAGACTCGCTGCTGCAGAAATACTTAGAAAGGGTCAAGGAACTGAGCAAACAATTTGAGGAAGTCACGGTCCAACACGTTCCGAGGGAAAGGAACGcacgggcagacctcctatccAAGCTGGCAAGCACAAAACCTGGAACCGATAATCGCTCCCTCATTCAAGGCATAACAAAAGAGCCGGCAGTTGCCCTCCACCTGACCAAAATAAGCCCTTCCTGGATGGACCCCATCACTGACTTCTTGGAAAACGGCAAACTCCCTCTGGATGAGAAGGAAGCCAAAGCGGTAAGAAGGGAGGCCGCCAAATATACGATCATACAGGACCAGCTATTCAAAAAAGGACTCAGCCAACCTTTGCTGAAGTGCCTGCATCCTGACCAGACGGACTACGTACTCAGAGAAGTCCACGAGGGGTGCTGCGGCCACCatatcgggggcaaagccctagctaggaagctcatccgagctggaTACTACTGGCCAACAATGATGAATGACTCCAAGGAGTTC gtgataacccgtttcggCATCCCGGAGATCGTCATTTCGGATAATAGCACGCAATTCACTGACAAGAAGTTCGCAGAGTTTCTCACCGGCTTGGGGATAAAACAGAAGTTCTCCTCGGTtgaacacccccaaacaaacggacaAGTGGAGTCCGCAAATAAGATCATCTTACTAGGTCTCAAGAAGCGTTTAGATAGCAAAAAAGGCGCATGGGCCGACGAGCTCGCCTCGGTTCTCTGGTCCTACCGAACAACTGAGCAAAGCTCCATAGGGGAAACCCCCTTCCGCTTAACGTACGGGGTCAAGGCGGTGATACCCGTAGAGATCGGCGAGCTGAGCCCACAGTTACTCCTTGCAGGAGTAGAAGAAGCGGTGGACAAAGACCTGGTAGACGAGGTCAGAAAGATGGCCCACTTATCAGAGGAAGCGctgaaacaaagaatagccctACGCTACAACACCAAGGTCCTCAGAAGGGAATTCGAGGAAAGAGACCTCATCCTGTGA